The sequence TGTTGGAAACGAAAGATGTGAAATGAATATTCGTGATTTGGCTTTTTTGGTGAACAAATTATCAAGTAATAATAATTCAAGAGTTATAATCTCAAATAATGACAACAACTATATTTTAAGCAAAATAAATCGTATTGTTCCAGATACAACTAAATTACGATCTCTTGGATGGAGGCCGAAATATGACGTAATTTCTGGATTTAAAAGGACAATAAAATTTTACTTGAAGTAGTTTACGATTGTAAATGACAATATATTAACCTACCTAAAATAATAATTTTAAATTTACTAGTCAGTGTAGATAGGCATTATGAAATGAATTCTAAATCAGACATTAGTATAACAATTGTTATCCCTACCTATAATAGGATAGAAAAACTAAAAAGTCGTATCTTTGAGTTATTACCACAAATGAGTAAAATAGACACATTATTTATTTCTGATAATGCTACTGAAAACTTTGATGTTGAAATTATCAACTTTTTCAAAAATGAGCCAAGAATATACTTCCATCAGAATAAAGAAAATATTGGTGCAAACGCTAATATAGCAAAGTGCTTTGAGTTGGTAGAGAATGATTGGATGTGGCTACTGAGCGATGATGATTGTGTAAAACCAAATGCGCTAAGTATAATAAAAAAATATATTGGTGAGGGGGATGTTGATTTTATAAATTTCTCATCTGAGCTTTTAAAAACTAAGCGAGTTGATTCTGTATGTAGGTCTTTTGATGAATACTTAAATTCAATTGGAAAAAATTTTAGTAACCATTTGCTTATTTCAAATAATGTATTCAACATGAAAGCTTTTCGACCTTTTCTAAAATTCACATATTGGGGATGTTTTGTTAATGCACCACATTTAGCTCCCGTCTATTGCGCTTTAGAAAATAATTGTCATATTTTATTATCAGGCGAAAGTATTGTTGAATGGCAAAAACCTGATCGCATGGATTGCTGGTTGCAATCATCTTCTTTTAATTTGCTTTTTTTGCCTGATGTATTATCAAATGCTAGATTAAGAAAACGGTCCATTCATACAGTTATGGAAGGGTTATCTATTCCTGAATTTTTAATTGCTCAATTGGCATTCAACAAAATAATAGATCCGGAGTGTGCTGATAAAGTGGATGCTTATGCAGGAAGAGTTATGAGTATCTATATTAGATATGGTAATACCTTGCAAAAGACAAGAGCTTTTCTTTTGAAAATAATGATAAAATCTCCACGATCATACTTATTTATGGTTAATGTTATATGTAAAAAAATATATGGTAAACCTATATATGATTTTCTTCAAAAAAGAAAATTTGAGTTTTATTTATAACTTCAATCCTTTTTATAATCAAGGCGATTGATACGAAATCATAATTATCAATATATAATTGCAATGAACTGTATATGAGTATTATTTTTGATGATTTAAGTCAGTGTACGCTGAGAGTAATATGATATATAAAAAAGAACTTATTTCAATAATTATAGTAAAGATTCTTTTTACACTATTTGCAGTTTTTGTCTATAATCATTTTTCGCATTTAGCTGACTCTGAAAGATATTTAAATGCAACAATGGATTTAAATAATTTTTTAGATAGAACTCAACTTGTAGATAATATTTTTTCACTTTTACGATGCTTAATTTCAAGTAAGCTCCTAGTAAATATTTTTATATCTATAATATTTGGGTTTTCATTTTATTTTGTATTCAAAGATCTTCTTAATTTTATAGATAAAAAGCTATTATATATATGTTTTCTTCTTCCAAGTTTTCAAATTTGGACCAGTGTGGCAGGTAAGGAAATTATAGCTATAGCTGGGTTGCTTTTTTTTGTAAAATGGATTGTGAACATACAGTTTGGTAGAAAAAATAGAATAATCTATCTTTTGGTGGGTGTCTTTTTTGGCATTCTACTCCGACCTCATTATGGTATTGCATATGCTTACCTCGCGAGCAGTATTATTATATTAAGTAATGTTAAGTTTGCGAATTTTTCAAAATGGTTTTATATTTTATTATTAGCAATAATGTCTATCATATTGGCATTGATACTGGCAGTAACTGCTGATTTGTGGAGCGAAAAATTTTTAGCAGTGTTGGTTATAATTAAGAATTACTTCTTATCGTCTGATACAGCATATGCTAATCGATATTATATACAATGGGGGGGAGTTGCAGATTATTTTTATAATATAGCGTGGGGTTTTTGGGTCTCTATTATTGGACCGACACTTTATGAAACATTAAATAGAATTGTTTATGCTCCTTTCTTTATTGAAGGGATTATTAGCTTGACGCTAATGATCTATATATTTTATAGGTTTTATAAGGTTACGGAAATAAATGTATTGTATAGAAAGTATTTCTATATAGCATTTATCCCTGCTGTGATAATTGTATTAATGATTCATTATCCATTTGGTGTTTTTAATCCCGGCGCAGCAATAAGGTATAAGCAAAATATAACTCCATTAATATATTTCTATCCTCTATTGGTGCTTGCTTGTATCAATGAGTCGAAAGCTAAATGTTATATGAGATGAGTATCTCTAATTTATTATGTACTTCTTCTTTGTAATAAGTAACTAAATCCCATATTTTGATAGATTAATAACATGTGAGTATTTTATGAATATTGCAATAGTTGGCGGGTCAGGTTTTATTGGCACAAATTTGGCTGAATTACTCAATAATAAAAATGTCGAATTCACAATTCTCGATAAGGTTAAGAGTGATAAGTATCCAGATAAGTGGCAATATTGTGATGTTACAGAATATGATACTCTAATTAAGGTATTAGATGGACATGATTTGATCATCAACTTAGCCGCTGAACATAAAGATAATGTTAGACCCATTGACCTTTATTATAAAGTCAATGTTGATGGGGCTGAAAATATTTGTAAGGCAGCGGAATTTCTTGGTATAAAAAATATTGTTTTTACATCTTCCGTTGCTGTATATGGCTTTGTGGAAAAAGAGACCGATGAAAGTGGAGAATATGCTCCTTTTAATCATTATGGAAAATCCAAGTTAGAAGCTGAAAAGATCTATGATGCATGGTTTAATTCCTACTCAGATAAAAAATTAGTTACTATTCGCCCTACCGTTGTTTTTGGGGTTGGTAATAGAGGTAATGTTTACAACTTATTTAAGCAGATCGCATCAGGAAAATTTTTGATGATCGGTAGTGGCGAAAATGAAAAGTCCATGGCTTACGTCGAAAATATAGCTGCTTTTTTAGAACTTACTCTTTCATTTTCTGCAGGGTATCATTTAATAAATTATGTAGATAAGCCAGACTTTACAATGAATGAATTATCTACTGTCATTTATAGCTGTCTTCAGAAAAAGAGTAAAATAATTAGACTGCCATATTTTATTGGGGTATGCGCAGGTTATGCTTTTGATATTTTGGCTAAAGTTAGTGGCAAAGAGTTACCAATAAGTAGCATTCGAATTAAAAAGTTTTGCGCAAAAACCCAATTTAGTTCTAACAATATTAATAATTATAATTTCTCAGCTCCTTATTCTCTGAAAGATGCAGTTGTGAAAACAATTTCACAAGAGTTTATGAATAAAAAATAATTTATTTTTTTCTGGACTTAATCATTAAATTTGTATTCTGTTTGAGAGGTGGAAATGCACAATGTTGCATTTGTAATAACTAAGTCTGAAATTGGTGGAGCCCAAAGTTGGGTTGCGGAACAAGTGAGACTGTTTCGGAATGATTGTAAGGTAATATTAATAACATCTGAACATGGCTGGTTAACTGAATCTATTTCGTGTGATAAAATTGTAATCATCCCTCAATTAAGAAGTATGACTAGTATTAAAGCTATATATCTAATGTATAAAGTACTAAAAGAAAACAATATCAATATTGTTGTTGCTAGTTCCGCTAATGCAGGATTATATAGTCGGCTTACTCGTATTTTCATGAAATTTAGATGTATTTATGTTTCTCATGGTTGGTCTTGTTTATATAATGGCAAGTTTTTAAAATCTATATTTTGTTATGTTGAACGTATATTATCACATTTATCCGATGTAATATGGTGTGTGTCAAAAAGTGATGAAATAAAAGCCATTAATGATATTGGAATAAAGAAATGTAAGATAGTGACATCACTAAATTCTATTACACCCTTATCACCTCGTGATGATCGGGGATGCGAAAATAAAATATTATTTTTAGGTAGATTAACTCACCCTAAAAGACCTGAATTGATTTGTAAGGTTGTTGCTGATAACCCGGAATATAAATTGGATGTTGTTGGAGCTGGAGAGTATACTGACTCCTTACTCAATAAGTATGCTGATTACAATAATATAAGTTTTTTAGGTGAGATAGAGAATTTTAACGCGTTTAATCAATATGATGTTTTTGTCCTAACATCTGACAGTGAAGGTTTGCCCATGTCTGCATTAGAGGCAGCAACAGCTGGAGTGCCTCTTATATTAAGTGATGTTGGTGGCTGTAACGAAGTTATTGATGGGAATGGCTTGCTTATTGCTAATTCGGAAACGAATCTATCTGCAGCATTAGAAAGTATCTTTACTAATTATGAACAATTTTATTCGATTGCAAAAAATAGAAAAAACAAATTCGATATTAATAATAAAAAAGAAGAATACAACAAGATTGTTTTTGGTAATTAATAGGACTAAAGCAATCTGCACTAAGCTATTTATAATGAACTTAATGTGCTAATTTATTAATCGAGGGTGAGAAATGACTATTTTAGTCACTGGTGGTTCAGGCTATATAGGTTCCCATACAGTACTCACATTGTTA comes from Yersinia bercovieri ATCC 43970 and encodes:
- a CDS encoding glycosyltransferase family 2 protein, translating into MNSKSDISITIVIPTYNRIEKLKSRIFELLPQMSKIDTLFISDNATENFDVEIINFFKNEPRIYFHQNKENIGANANIAKCFELVENDWMWLLSDDDCVKPNALSIIKKYIGEGDVDFINFSSELLKTKRVDSVCRSFDEYLNSIGKNFSNHLLISNNVFNMKAFRPFLKFTYWGCFVNAPHLAPVYCALENNCHILLSGESIVEWQKPDRMDCWLQSSSFNLLFLPDVLSNARLRKRSIHTVMEGLSIPEFLIAQLAFNKIIDPECADKVDAYAGRVMSIYIRYGNTLQKTRAFLLKIMIKSPRSYLFMVNVICKKIYGKPIYDFLQKRKFEFYL
- a CDS encoding NAD-dependent epimerase/dehydratase family protein yields the protein MNIAIVGGSGFIGTNLAELLNNKNVEFTILDKVKSDKYPDKWQYCDVTEYDTLIKVLDGHDLIINLAAEHKDNVRPIDLYYKVNVDGAENICKAAEFLGIKNIVFTSSVAVYGFVEKETDESGEYAPFNHYGKSKLEAEKIYDAWFNSYSDKKLVTIRPTVVFGVGNRGNVYNLFKQIASGKFLMIGSGENEKSMAYVENIAAFLELTLSFSAGYHLINYVDKPDFTMNELSTVIYSCLQKKSKIIRLPYFIGVCAGYAFDILAKVSGKELPISSIRIKKFCAKTQFSSNNINNYNFSAPYSLKDAVVKTISQEFMNKK
- a CDS encoding glycosyltransferase yields the protein MHNVAFVITKSEIGGAQSWVAEQVRLFRNDCKVILITSEHGWLTESISCDKIVIIPQLRSMTSIKAIYLMYKVLKENNINIVVASSANAGLYSRLTRIFMKFRCIYVSHGWSCLYNGKFLKSIFCYVERILSHLSDVIWCVSKSDEIKAINDIGIKKCKIVTSLNSITPLSPRDDRGCENKILFLGRLTHPKRPELICKVVADNPEYKLDVVGAGEYTDSLLNKYADYNNISFLGEIENFNAFNQYDVFVLTSDSEGLPMSALEAATAGVPLILSDVGGCNEVIDGNGLLIANSETNLSAALESIFTNYEQFYSIAKNRKNKFDINNKKEEYNKIVFGN